In a single window of the Rhopalosiphum padi isolate XX-2018 chromosome 1, ASM2088224v1, whole genome shotgun sequence genome:
- the LOC132931648 gene encoding uncharacterized protein LOC132931648 isoform X2 — translation MPSLNRLILLALASVALVVSVVGATLTPRAPNFQYFERPKYRYPYYDEHGRGRLLYGYGGPDLYQYKSYSPLEGIH, via the exons ATGCCGTCTCTGAACCGATTG attttgctggcGCTCGCGTCGGTAGCGTTGGTCGTCTCCGTAGTCGGCGCGACATTAACGCCCAGAGCACCGAACTTTCAATACTTCGAAAG ACCTAAGTATAGATATCCATATTATGATGAACATGGCCGCGGCCGGCTCTTGTACGGTTACGGTGGACCGGACTTGTATCAATACAAGTCCTACTCGCCGTTGGAGGGCATTCATTGA
- the LOC132931648 gene encoding uncharacterized protein LOC132931648 isoform X1 produces the protein MFCATAAAAAGDLLLLRTRRRRCCHRVSDLTPACQVARSFPDDPAERAKKTFRNDGYVRRLAAAAAAATAHNFAGARVGSVGRLRSRRDINAQSTELSILRKT, from the exons ATGTTCtgcgcgacggcggcggcggcggcgggtgaCCTACTTTTGTTACGGACCCGCCGCCGTCGCTGCTGCCACCGAGTGAGCGACTTGACGCCGGCCTGTCAAGTCGCCCGATCGTTCCCGGACGATCCCGCGGAGCGCGCGAAAAAAACATTTCGCAATGATGGTTACGTGAGACGTctcgctgccgccgccgccgccgccacagcACACA attttgctggcGCTCGCGTCGGTAGCGTTGGTCGTCTCCGTAGTCGGCGCGACATTAACGCCCAGAGCACCGAACTTTCAATACTTCGAAAG ACCTAA
- the LOC132918219 gene encoding uncharacterized protein LOC132918219, with protein sequence MQITSLFSALLQTAVAVLMMSLSTTEAAPAEGLTPFGFLMARAYGQPAVSPVMRHIAFKPSDGAKFRESFEKKHGPRGRDLIDSLGRGSYKTGEATAVNRLQNTDITIAGEASSKSLVIKNLEPLRSKQ encoded by the exons ATGCAGATCACAAGTTTATTTTCG GCATTGCTGCAGACGGCGGTCGCCGTATTAATGATGTCGTTGAGCACAACAGAAGCGGCTCCGGCTGAAGGGCTCACGCCTTTCGGTTTCCTCATGGCCAGGGCTTACGGACAACCGGCTGTGAGTCCGGTCATGCGTCACATAGCGTTCAAGCCCAGTGACGGGGCCAAATTTCGAGAGTCGTTCGAAAAAAAACATGGACCCCGCGGACGAGATCTGATCGACAGTTTGGGACGAGGTTCGTACAAGACTGGTGAGGCGACAGCAGTGAACCGATTGCAGAACACGGACATCACG ATTGCAGGAGAAGCTTCCAGCAAATCTTTAGTAATCAAGAATTTAGAACCTTTACGTTCGAAACAATGA